ctcttttcgcgTTTTGCTGTcgtcgttgttgctgttgctgttgatgatgataatgatgatgatgatgatgatgattgttattattattattattatccgCATGCTTGTTTGTGGAGAAGGGTGGTTGctcttttccatttatttatttattttttgtgccCACCGCGAcgctttccccccccctcccccaacaacaacaacaacctcAAACAAAATCCTATTGATAAATGCACTCATTTCATTGTTCACTCCTAACGTTTGTAGTGTATGGAAGagtggagaaaaaaggtaGTGGGGTTAAATGACGTTGTACCTTTTCCCgtgtgattttgtttttgttgtgtgtgtactGTCGCTGATGCAGTAACTTGTGGCCACTTTTTCCagtttgttattattgtttcatATGTTCGGCGCTGGTCATCTCTTTTATATTTTGCCACATTGACCCCCACCCACCACCacgcaccaaaaaaaaaaggaaatgaaatgaaaagaaaaggggaaaaggagaaaatggaggagggggaaatacgaATACACACGGATTTTGTGTGAGGGCAAAAGAAACTCATTCAGTTATTCATTCGCGAACTCCGCGGGTGTTTGCAACATCGGCCCCTTCCATTATGATTGTTTCGAAAGACTGTGGCTGCTTGACTGGTGTTTGATAATTCTATTATTAATCACATCAataggaataataataattattattattattttaaattccttcgttgtttttATCGTTATTTAAACTACTACAAACTTTCAACGCgtgaacaaaataaactgaTGTGACCAAGCAGAAGTAATTGGAGGACGCCACGGGTCCTTAAGTGcttagaaaagaaaaaaaaaataagtaaattaAATCATATTTATACAGCAAAAAGCGAGCAAAGTTtcaaaaaggagggaaatgcgTAGGTCGCTTGCGTTTCTGGTGAACTTTTCACCCATCTATATGCCAGCCCTTTCCCCATCCATGGATAGCGGCATAATTGTtgagtggaagaaaaaggttgGCGATCTTGTAAAAGAGAATGATGTGTTCTGCACCATTCAAACCGACAAGGCAGTTGTGGATTTCACTAACACCTTCGATGCCGGTTACTTGGGCAAAATATTCCGCCAGAATGGTGAAACTGTCGCCGTCGCTTCAACAATAGCCGCGATGGTTGAGGAATCGCAAGATGTGTCCAAATTAGCGGATTATACATTGAAGGACGTGGAACCCGGTAAGGTTGACGAGGAGGCGGTTGCAGCTCCCgtttcaacaacaacagcaacaacaaaaacaacaactccaAAACCCGCTGGTGGTAAAATCCGTTACGGCGGTTCTCTCGACGAGGCGGTTGCAGCCAGTGGTCCGGGCGTTATGCGAATTGCAGCCCGTCTCGACAAGGCAGCACTGGAAGCCATCACACCaacaggaagaggaggacgCTTCACAAAAGCAGATTTTGTTGGACAGCCCGGttttgactacgagaaggcggCACCAGCACCGAAGGGTTCCTCCTCGTCTTTTACTAACGCCTCTCGGGAATGTTGTGCTGAGAATACGAACGGGACTGTTGGATCCAGCGCTGTGGTGAAATCCTACCCCGTATATAACTTCAAGGTATCAGACACAACATTATTGCAACAACTCCTTAATAGTATGCCTACTCCAAAGGCAAAGGGCGCAGCGGTTGGCAAGTAAACACATTAGTTATATGTCTGAAAGCAGTTACCAATGCAATTATAAGATGTGGGTAATACAAACGGTCGCGTGGGCGTTGTTaacgtgtgtgtgagtgtgtgtttcCCCCGTTACTGCATGCGTTTGATGGTTTTGTTATCCATTTACAAAAGAAATGGTACAAAAGGGTGAGGTAGTGTGAAGAAAGAGCGGAAAGTTTTCCGCGATGTGAACACAATgtcaaaaaggagggaaggtgGAAAATATAATGTGGTGATGAAAGAGCCGCTCCATTattccttcctctttgttATGCAGTAGCGGTTgagtttttattattttcgtattatcattattttttatttttttatttcgctatacttttcttccttttttaacgTGTACTTCATTACTGCGTGCGTGTAAGTGTTATGTATTTCGGTTTCGCTCATTTGCCTATGTTTGACTCTTTGTGGCTGAGTTTGTTCCCTCACATTCACTCGCCTAGCACATAcaaatggaaagaagaaggcaaaaaaaaaagaaa
This region of Trypanosoma brucei gambiense DAL972 chromosome 10, complete sequence genomic DNA includes:
- a CDS encoding dihydrolipoamide acetyltransferase, putative, producing the protein MRRSLAFLVNFSPIYMPALSPSMDSGIIVEWKKKVGDLVKENDVFCTIQTDKAVVDFTNTFDAGYLGKIFRQNGETVAVASTIAAMVEESQDVSKLADYTLKDVEPGKVDEEAVAAPVSTTTATTKTTTPKPAGGKIRYGGSLDEAVAASGPGVMRIAARLDKAALEAITPTGRGGRFTKADFVGQPGFDYEKAAPAPKGSSSSFTNASRECCAENTNGTVGSSAVVKSYPVYNFKVSDTTLLQQLLNSMPTPKAKGAAVGK